The genomic stretch CGGGCGAGCGCCGGGATGAATTCCGGACGTCCGCCGCTCTGCGCACCTGCCGACGGTTGCTGGACGGAGTGCGTGGCGTCGAAGATCACCGGAAATCCCGTGGCCTTCATCGTGACGAGACCGCGGAAATCCACGACGAGATCATGGTATCCGAAGGACGTTCCCCGCTCGGTGAGCCAGACGGAATCGTTCCCTGCTGCGACGACCTTCGCTGCGGCCTTGGCCATATCGTCGGGCGCCATGAACTGTGCCTTCTTGATGTTCACCGTCTTTCCCGTGGCTGCGGCCGCTTCGAGAAGTGACGTCTGACGGCTCAGGAATGCCGGTATCTGGAGCACGTCGACGTATTCCGCCGCATGTGCGGCTTCCGCGTCGGCATGGATGTCTGTGAGTACGGGCAGGCCGAAGTCGCGTCCCACTTCCGCGAGATAGGACAATGCCTGCTCGTCGCCGATACCCTGGAAGCTGCCGGAGCTGGTACGGTTCGCCTTGCGGTACGATCCCTTGAAGACCAGTTGTACGGGCAGATCGCGGGTAATGGTCAGCAGATGGTCCGCGACGGTGCGTACGAGATCTCGCGATTCCACCAGACAGGGGCCGGCGATCACGAGCAAACGGGAGGAGTCTACGTGCATTGGTCTGTTTTTTGATGGGCAAATTATCCAAATCCTGCGAGGCCGCGGCATACAGACCGTTGCGGAGGCCCTTCGTAACTTTGCCGCACAAGAGGAAGCATGCATGGCACAACGTCCTGAGAACATACCTATCCGTCGAATCCCCCAACAGGAAAAGGCCTCAACCGAGGAGGGAGCTCCTGTGTCCGGGAGCGGACGCGTCAGGACGCCGAAGCAGGACAAGGATCTGATACGCCGATACCGCATCACGGCCATCCTTCTGGCCCTCACCGCGATCCTGATGCTCATCGCCCTCCTGTCGTACACGACGCATGACGAGGCGAATGCACAGTTGACCCTCCGCGACATGATCGGAGTGATCAGGGGCGACGAGGATCTGCGCGTGCGGTTCGAAACGACCCATAACTGGCTTGGCCTTCTCGGCGCGGTACTGGCGCACTGGATGTATACGTCGACGATCGGCGTGTGGTCCATCTGCATTCCGGTCCTGATGCTGTTCTGGGCTCGCGCGCTATTCACGCATCAGCGGCTCGGCCCCCTCCTCACACGCCGCTCGATCGCCACGATCGGAACGGCGACGTTGCTGTCCGCCTTCGTTGGAACGCTGCAACTCGTACCATGGATGTTCACGATCGACAGGGAATGGGCCGGAGCCATCGGACAGTTCATCGCCGGCGTCATCTCGCAGTTCATCGGTACGGCCGGATCGGCCGTCGTTCTGCTGGCCGCCCTTGCCTTCGCCTCCGTCATCGGGTTCGAGATCAACGTTGGTACGCTCGGTGTGCGCCTGCGGCTGCTGGTGTCGACCATGAAGGATCGATTCGCCAGGCACAACGTTTCCGCGGCCGGAGACGACGATGCGGGCGACGACATCCTCACGGACGAGGCGACGATGGCCGCTCCGGTGAGCGATCGTGACGACAATGACTTCATCAAGGTCGACAAGAGCGCAGGTGGTGCCGTGCTGAAGCCTCTCGGCACGGATGCGAAACCGTCACGGCAACGCAACGACGAGGAACCGGCCGAGATCATCCGCAGGAATGCGGGTCCGCAGGCTGGCACTCCACTCGCCCCTTCCGTCCGTATCGTCCGCCCGCTGCCCAAGCCTCCTGCGACTCCACCACCGGTCGATGAAGGTGTGGAAGAACCGTTGGAACAGCACGAAGCCGCTACACCGTCGGCCGAACAACCGGAACAGCCCAATATCCTGGACATGGATCTTGTGCAACGACGTCTTTCCGCACTCCATCCCAACAAGTCCATCTCCGTTCAGCCTCCGTCGACCGATGCCGGAGAGGTGGATGAGGATGTGACGGATGAGGACGAACAGGACGACGATGAATCCGTCGTCGAGGAGGCGACGGGCTACGTCGAGAACGGGCGGGGCGCGGAAGCCGAAGAAGAGCCGCAACCTCCTCCCGTCGTACCTCAGCGCGAACGGATCCAGGTCCAGCGTCCGCTGACGGTCATGGTCGAACAACCCGCCGGCAAGGAGCCGGAAATGGCCCTGCCCGGCAATGCGCTCTACGACGAGGAAATCCGCTTCCAACCGCCGACCATTTCCCTTCTCGTCCAGACGGACGAGTCCAGCGAGGTGGACGATTCGGAGCTGCAGGAGAACGCTCGCATCCTGCAGGAGAAGCTGGAGACATTCCGTATCAGGATCGAGAACCTTACCGTACAGCCCGGTCCCGTCGTCACGCAGTACGAATTCGTTCCTGCAGCAGGTATCAAGGTCAGCCAGATCGAATCCCTGGCCGACGACATCGCCCTTGCCCTCAAGGCGCAAGGCGTACGGATCATCGCTCCCATTCCCGGACGCGGTACGGTGGGTATCGAGATCCCCAATCACAAGCCCGCCATCGTCCGGTTCAGTTCGATCATCAAGAGTCCGAAGTATCACAATCCGGACATCAAGCTGCCCATCGCCATGGGCAAGACCGTCGTCGGTGAAGTCTACTGTGCCGATCTCACGAAGATGCCCCACTTGCTGATCGCCGGCGCCACCGGTAAGGGGAAGTCGGTCGGCATCAATACGATCATCGCCTCGCTGCTCTACAAGATGCATCCGCGCGATCTCAAGTTCGTGATCATCGACCCCAAGCGCGTGGAAATGAATCTGTACGCTTCTCTGAAGCACCACTTCATGGCCGTCTCGCCCGACATCGACGAAACGATCATCACGTCACCACAGAACGCCGTGGCCGTATTGAAGTCCGTCGTCGAGGAGATGCAGCAGCGATTCTCGCTCCTGGCCGCCGCAGGACAGCGTAACATCAACGACTACAATTCGAGGGTGAAGGACGGCAAGCTGACGGATAAGGGAGGTATCACGCATCGTCCCATGCCCTATATCGTCGTCATCATCGACGAGCTCGCCGATCTCATGATGACGGCCGGCAAGGAAGTGGAAGAGCCGATCTGCCGTCTCGCACAGCTCGCCCGTGCCGTCGGTATCCACTGTATCGTGGCTACGCAACGTCCGAGCGTCGACGTCGTGACGGGTTTGATCAAGGCCAACTTCCCCGCCCGTATCGCCTATCAGGTGTCGTCGCGCATCGACTCCCGTACGATCATCGACGGTAGTGGCGCCGAGCATCTCATCGGCAACGGCGACATGCTGTTCGCACCGGGCAATACGCCGAAGCCCATCCGTATGCAGAATGCCTTCATCAGCACGGAAGAGGTGGAAGAGCTCTGCGACTGGATCGGAAGGCAGAAGGGCTACTCCACCCCCTACATGCTGCCGAGTATATCGAACAAGCGCGGTGGTGGGCACGGTAGCGATGGTGGCGATCGTGACGTACTGTTCGAAGATGCGGCCCGTATCTTCATCCAGCTTCAGCAGGCTTCCGTGAGTACGTTGCAGCGCCGTCTGAAGGTGGGCTATGCCCGTGCGGCACGGATCGTGGACGAGCTGGAAATGGCCGGAATCGTCGGTCCGCCCGACGGTGCGAAGGGTCGCCAGGTGTTGCTCGACAGTGAGGCGGAACTCGAAGCCTATCTCTAGTCCCGACTTCCCGATTCGTCTCCGAACTCGCGAGCCAGGAGACGATGGAAGTGGTGGACGCCCTGCTCCCTGCGAACCGAGTATCGTCCGCGTTCATAGATGCGGGAACGCATTCCTTTCTGGACTGCCTCGACGATCTCCTCGTCCTCCCGTTCCACACGGTCGAGGTCGGAGCCGGCGCCGGTATCGTAACGCTCATCGTCCCAGACATAGGTTCGATAGGAAATCCGCGTACGATCGATGGCCAGAGGCTTGACGATGTTCATGGAAATGCCCCATGGATAGACGTTGAGCATGAGGTTCGGAAAGAGCCAGTAATAGTAGGCGGCGACGTCGCTTCCATGGAAGCAGTGCTCGGGCGACGTTCCCGTACCGATCTGGAGTACACCTCGAGGAAGCAGTTCCGTTCGGTAGTCCTGATACGAAAGGACGTCGTTCAACCCGGCGTGAACGAAGGGCACGTGGAAGCCTTCGAGATAGTTCTCGACATAGAGGGCCCAGTGTGCCTGGACCAGGTAATCCCTGTCATGCTGCGGTGCGTGACGTATCGCGGTGAGTGACATCCGGTCGGCATGGGCGTCCATCGGTGCGATCCATTCCTCGAACGGCATCATTGGATCGATCGAACCGAAGATCATGTCGCCCCACGATCCATGGGCGATCCTGACCAGATCGTCCTTCGGCGTCGGGAAGTCCGACGTTTCGCCGAACTCGGGCATGTGCCGGAACGTGCCGTCCAGGGAGAACCGCCGGCCGTGGTAGCGGCATTTCAGCTCGTTCAGCCGGCACGGAGCATTCACCACCAGGTTTCCCCGGTGTGTGCAGACATTGGACAGGACCCTCAGGTGACCATCCCTATCCCTCGTAACGACAAGGGGTTCGCAATGCGGCCCGTCGAGTATGGACGTGGGAGATGCCGTCCCCGGGACGCGGACGTCCGAACCGTCGGCAAGCCAGTGCCACGAGCGGCGGAAGATGCGATCCAGGCATCGGCCATGGCTCTCAGCATCGCGATACCAGGCCGATGGAACGGTCCAGGCGCGGGAAATGTCGGAATCGATGTCGAATCGTATCATGTCGGACAAGATACGCTCGGGAATTGTATCGTATTTTTGTTGGTTTCGCATACGTACATGATCGTCAATGGCGAAGAATACCACCCCCACGCAATCCGTTCCGGTGCCCGAAGAATTCACCTCCATCCTCATACGGGGTGCACGGGAGCACAATCTCAAGAACGTCCATCTCGAAATCCCGCGTGAC from Candidatus Kapaibacterium thiocyanatum encodes the following:
- a CDS encoding 3-deoxy-8-phosphooctulonate synthase — translated: MHVDSSRLLVIAGPCLVESRDLVRTVADHLLTITRDLPVQLVFKGSYRKANRTSSGSFQGIGDEQALSYLAEVGRDFGLPVLTDIHADAEAAHAAEYVDVLQIPAFLSRQTSLLEAAAATGKTVNIKKAQFMAPDDMAKAAAKVVAAGNDSVWLTERGTSFGYHDLVVDFRGLVTMKATGFPVIFDATHSVQQPSAGAQSGGRPEFIPALARAAAAVGVDGLFFETHPDPANAKSDAATQLPLERSGDFLRSVLAHWSIGR
- a CDS encoding choline monooxygenase: MIRFDIDSDISRAWTVPSAWYRDAESHGRCLDRIFRRSWHWLADGSDVRVPGTASPTSILDGPHCEPLVVTRDRDGHLRVLSNVCTHRGNLVVNAPCRLNELKCRYHGRRFSLDGTFRHMPEFGETSDFPTPKDDLVRIAHGSWGDMIFGSIDPMMPFEEWIAPMDAHADRMSLTAIRHAPQHDRDYLVQAHWALYVENYLEGFHVPFVHAGLNDVLSYQDYRTELLPRGVLQIGTGTSPEHCFHGSDVAAYYYWLFPNLMLNVYPWGISMNIVKPLAIDRTRISYRTYVWDDERYDTGAGSDLDRVEREDEEIVEAVQKGMRSRIYERGRYSVRREQGVHHFHRLLAREFGDESGSRD